A single window of Nocardioides kongjuensis DNA harbors:
- a CDS encoding ABC transporter ATP-binding protein, whose amino-acid sequence MLELRGITLTYDDPETTARTTVLDRVDLTVTDGELVVLAGPTGVGKSTLLGVVAGLVPSYTGGTLAGDVLLDGASIVERPARERAHAIGYVGQNPAAWFVTDTVEEELAFGMEQLGLPAPTMRRRVEETLDLLGIAELRHRDLRTLSGGQQQRVAIGAVLTTHPRLLVLDEPTSALDPTAAEDVLATLTRLVHDLGVSVLVAEHRLERVVPFADRLCLLHRGGRVEVGEPAEVLRDAPIAPPLVELGRLAGWQPLPLTVREARRRAPALKERLGEPPHREQPASAEPVVDVRRLVLAHGRTPVLREVDLTLRPGTVTALMGRNGAGKSTLLWALQGRHAATSGTVRVAGQDPAELRPEQRRGTTGLVPQSPADLLYLETVAEECAAADQSARADAGTCRAVLDRLAPGIDPDGHPRDLSEGQRLALAVAIVLTARPPVLLLDEPTRGLDYPAKRALAGLLRELAAEPGAARAVLVATHDVEFVAQVADDLVVLAEGEVVSAGPVVPTVSESPAFAPQVTKVLGAGWLRVDDVAASLAAEVAR is encoded by the coding sequence ATGCTCGAGCTGCGCGGGATCACGCTGACCTACGACGACCCGGAGACCACCGCCCGCACCACCGTCCTCGACCGGGTCGACCTGACCGTCACCGACGGCGAGCTGGTCGTCCTGGCCGGTCCGACCGGCGTCGGCAAGTCGACGCTGCTCGGCGTCGTGGCCGGCCTGGTGCCGTCGTACACCGGCGGCACGCTCGCCGGCGACGTCCTCCTCGACGGCGCCAGCATCGTCGAGCGGCCGGCCAGGGAGCGCGCCCACGCGATCGGGTACGTCGGCCAGAACCCCGCCGCGTGGTTCGTCACCGACACGGTGGAGGAGGAGCTGGCGTTCGGGATGGAGCAGCTGGGGCTGCCCGCGCCGACGATGCGTCGCCGGGTCGAGGAGACCCTCGACCTGCTCGGCATCGCCGAGCTGCGCCACCGCGACCTGCGCACCCTCTCGGGCGGCCAGCAGCAACGCGTGGCGATCGGCGCCGTGCTCACCACCCACCCCCGGCTGCTGGTCCTCGACGAGCCCACCTCGGCGCTCGACCCGACCGCGGCCGAGGACGTCCTCGCGACGCTCACGCGGCTGGTCCACGACCTCGGCGTCTCGGTGCTGGTCGCCGAGCACCGCCTCGAGCGCGTGGTGCCCTTCGCCGACCGGCTCTGCCTGCTCCACCGGGGTGGCCGGGTCGAGGTCGGCGAGCCTGCCGAGGTGCTCCGGGACGCGCCGATCGCGCCGCCGCTGGTCGAGCTGGGCCGGCTCGCCGGGTGGCAGCCGTTGCCCCTCACCGTCCGCGAGGCCCGGCGCCGCGCGCCCGCGCTGAAGGAGCGGCTGGGGGAGCCGCCGCACCGCGAGCAGCCCGCCAGCGCCGAGCCCGTCGTCGACGTACGACGCCTCGTGCTCGCCCACGGCCGCACGCCGGTTCTCCGCGAGGTCGACCTCACCCTGCGGCCCGGGACGGTCACCGCCCTGATGGGTCGCAACGGCGCCGGGAAGTCGACGCTGCTCTGGGCGCTCCAGGGCCGTCACGCCGCGACCTCCGGCACCGTCCGCGTCGCCGGCCAGGACCCGGCCGAGCTCAGGCCCGAGCAGCGCCGGGGCACCACCGGCCTGGTGCCGCAGAGCCCTGCCGACCTGCTCTACCTCGAGACGGTCGCCGAGGAGTGTGCCGCCGCCGACCAGTCCGCCCGCGCCGACGCCGGGACCTGCCGAGCCGTCCTCGACCGGCTCGCGCCCGGCATCGACCCCGACGGGCACCCCCGCGACCTCTCCGAGGGGCAGCGGCTCGCGCTGGCCGTGGCGATCGTGCTCACCGCCCGGCCCCCGGTGCTGCTGCTCGACGAGCCGACCCGTGGCCTCGACTACCCGGCCAAGCGCGCCCTCGCCGGCCTGCTCCGCGAGCTCGCCGCCGAGCCGGGTGCGGCCCGTGCCGTGCTGGTCGCCACGCACGACGTCGAGTTCGTCGCGCAGGTCGCCGACGACCTGGTGGTCCTCGCCGAGGGCGAGGTCGTCTCCGCCGGTCCCGTGGTCCCGACGGTCTCCGAGTCGCCCGCCTTCGCGCCGCAGGTCACCAAGGTGCTCGGCGCCGGCTGGCTGCGCGTCGACGACGTGGCGGCGAGCCTGGCGGCCGAGGTCGCCCGGTGA
- a CDS encoding energy-coupling factor transporter transmembrane component T encodes MGAGRLARDLHPVAWWVWAVGLAVAASCTTNPWLLLVLLGVVTLVVLTCRSDQPWARSFRLYVWLGVVVLVVRILFRVLLGGDVPGHVLFTLPSIPLPDWAAGISLLGPFTREELLAATYEGLRLATLLIAVGAANALANPKRLMKSLPPALYEIGTAMTVAISVVPQLADSARRVRAAQQLRGGPEGRFRRVRGVRRLLVPILEDAFDRSLALAAGMDARGYGRTGELTAVQRRRTGALIIGGLVGVCVGVYAFLDSTAPRLLALPMLVLGMLLALGGFALAGRRVQRTRYRPDRWQLPELVVAGAGIAAGAGMWALQRWDTAVAHPGVLVRPDVSLLALAAALVAVLPVWAAPLPVTARRRVEVVA; translated from the coding sequence ATGGGCGCAGGACGGCTGGCACGGGACCTCCACCCGGTCGCGTGGTGGGTCTGGGCGGTGGGGCTGGCCGTGGCCGCCTCCTGCACGACCAACCCGTGGCTGCTGCTCGTCCTGCTCGGCGTGGTCACCCTCGTCGTGCTCACCTGCCGCTCCGACCAGCCGTGGGCGCGCTCGTTCCGGCTCTACGTCTGGCTCGGCGTCGTGGTGCTCGTCGTGCGGATCCTGTTCCGGGTGCTGCTCGGCGGCGACGTGCCGGGCCACGTCCTGTTCACGCTGCCGAGCATCCCCCTGCCCGACTGGGCGGCGGGCATCTCGCTGCTCGGGCCGTTCACCCGCGAGGAGCTGCTCGCGGCGACGTACGAGGGACTGCGCCTGGCAACCCTGCTGATCGCGGTCGGCGCCGCCAACGCGCTGGCCAACCCCAAGCGACTGATGAAGTCGCTGCCGCCGGCCCTCTACGAGATCGGTACGGCGATGACGGTGGCGATCAGCGTGGTCCCGCAGCTCGCCGACAGCGCGCGGCGGGTGCGGGCTGCGCAGCAGCTGCGCGGGGGACCGGAGGGGCGGTTCCGCCGGGTCCGGGGCGTACGACGCCTGCTGGTCCCGATCCTCGAGGACGCCTTCGACCGCTCGCTGGCACTGGCCGCCGGCATGGACGCCCGCGGCTACGGCCGCACCGGTGAGCTCACCGCCGTCCAGCGCCGCCGCACCGGAGCGCTCATCATCGGCGGCCTGGTCGGGGTGTGCGTCGGCGTCTACGCCTTCCTCGACAGCACCGCGCCGCGCCTGCTGGCGTTGCCGATGCTGGTGCTCGGGATGCTCCTCGCCCTCGGCGGCTTCGCGCTGGCGGGCCGGCGGGTGCAGCGCACGCGCTACCGCCCTGACCGCTGGCAGCTCCCGGAGCTCGTCGTCGCCGGGGCCGGGATCGCCGCAGGTGCAGGGATGTGGGCGCTCCAGCGGTGGGACACGGCCGTCGCGCACCCCGGCGTCCTGGTCCGCCCCGACGTCTCGCTGCTGGCCCTCGCGGCAGCGCTGGTCGCCGTGCTCCCGGTCTGGGCCGCGCCGCTGCCGGTCACCGCCCGACGGCGCGTGGAGGTGGTGGCCTGA
- the gatB gene encoding Asp-tRNA(Asn)/Glu-tRNA(Gln) amidotransferase subunit GatB, whose translation MTEVLVPFDEVIAKYDPALGLEVHVELNTNTKMFCGCPAVFGGEPNTQVCPTCLGLPGAMPVVNGKAVESAIRIGLALNCSIAEWCRFARKNYFYPDMPKNFQTSQYDEPIAFDGWLDVEVEGETFRVEIERAHMEEDTGKSTHVGGATGRIHGADYSLVDYNRAGIPLIEIVTRPILVPAEKAPAVARAYVGQLRDLILALGVSDARMDQGSIRADVNLSLAPKGADKLGTRSETKNVNSLRSVERAVRYEMSRHAGILDAGGSVLQETRHFHEDTGTTSSGREKSDAEDYRYFPEPDLVPVAPSREWVEELRGTLPENPTQKRARLQEEYGFSDLEMRDVWAAGALPLIEATVAEGTAPQSARKWWVAELLRRANDAGVELAEVGVTPKQVAEVQALVDAKTINDKLARQVFDGLIAGEGTAAEVIEKRGLALVSDDGPLIAAIDDALAAQPDIAEKIRGGNHAAAGAVIGAVMKATRGQADAARVRELILEKLA comes from the coding sequence ATGACCGAGGTTCTCGTTCCCTTCGACGAGGTCATCGCGAAGTACGACCCCGCCCTCGGCCTCGAGGTGCACGTCGAGCTCAACACGAACACGAAGATGTTCTGCGGCTGCCCGGCCGTCTTCGGCGGCGAGCCCAACACCCAGGTCTGCCCGACCTGCCTGGGCCTGCCCGGCGCGATGCCGGTCGTCAACGGCAAGGCCGTCGAGTCGGCGATCCGGATCGGCCTGGCGCTGAACTGCTCGATCGCCGAGTGGTGCCGGTTCGCGCGGAAGAACTACTTCTACCCGGACATGCCGAAGAACTTCCAGACCTCCCAGTACGACGAGCCGATCGCCTTCGACGGCTGGCTCGACGTCGAGGTCGAGGGGGAGACCTTCCGGGTCGAGATCGAGCGCGCCCACATGGAGGAGGACACCGGCAAGTCCACCCACGTCGGTGGCGCGACCGGCCGGATCCACGGCGCCGACTACTCGCTGGTCGACTACAACCGTGCCGGCATCCCCCTGATCGAGATCGTCACCCGCCCGATCCTGGTGCCGGCCGAGAAGGCTCCGGCCGTGGCCCGCGCGTACGTCGGGCAGCTCCGCGACCTGATCCTCGCCCTCGGCGTCTCCGACGCCCGGATGGACCAGGGCTCGATCCGCGCCGACGTGAACCTGTCGCTCGCGCCGAAGGGTGCCGACAAGCTCGGGACGCGCTCGGAGACCAAGAACGTCAACTCGCTGCGCTCGGTCGAGCGCGCGGTCCGCTACGAGATGTCGCGTCACGCCGGCATCCTCGACGCGGGCGGCTCGGTGCTGCAGGAGACGCGGCACTTCCACGAGGACACCGGTACGACGTCCTCGGGCCGCGAGAAGTCCGACGCCGAGGACTACCGCTACTTCCCCGAGCCCGACCTGGTGCCCGTGGCACCCTCGCGCGAGTGGGTCGAGGAGCTGCGCGGCACGCTGCCCGAGAACCCGACCCAGAAGCGGGCCCGGCTCCAGGAGGAGTACGGCTTCTCCGACCTGGAGATGCGTGACGTCTGGGCGGCCGGCGCGCTGCCGCTGATCGAGGCCACCGTCGCCGAGGGCACCGCCCCGCAGTCGGCGCGCAAGTGGTGGGTCGCCGAGCTGCTGCGCCGCGCCAACGACGCCGGCGTCGAGCTGGCCGAGGTCGGCGTGACCCCGAAGCAGGTCGCCGAGGTGCAGGCCCTGGTCGACGCCAAGACGATCAACGACAAGCTGGCCCGCCAGGTCTTCGACGGCCTCATCGCCGGCGAGGGCACGGCTGCCGAAGTCATCGAGAAGCGCGGCCTCGCGCTCGTGTCCGACGACGGTCCGCTGATCGCAGCCATCGACGACGCGCTCGCCGCCCAGCCCGACATCGCCGAGAAGATCCGGGGTGGCAACCACGCCGCCGCCGGCGCGGTCATCGGTGCGGTCATGAAGGCGACCCGGGGCCAGGCCGACGCCGCCCGAGTGCGCGAGCTGATCCTCGAGAAGCTCGCCTGA